From Hymenobacter sedentarius, a single genomic window includes:
- a CDS encoding alpha/beta hydrolase-fold protein, which produces MSTGFRLVREVLPSSFLGRDVELSILLPPAYDEVAAPFPVLYLNDGQDLERLNFQATLDELYARGAVQPFLVVALHANEQRKHEYGTAAHPDYDGRGDLAGVYSQFVLEEVLPFAQANYQASPNPAHAVMAGFSLGGLSAFDLVWHHPDAFARAGVFSGSFWWRQRAVGAGYTPSDRIMHGLVRARRPHSSHRFWLQSGTLDEHNDRNQNGVIDSIEDCLDLIEELIKVGLDARQALRYVQVEGGHHHPDTWGRVMPDFLIWAFGQEGSTAALPAPLPVVRLQFDPELAPSILPPTADVVAPAVPEPLVLPEMLSPPVHALPLHTDLTAISSHSVMPIARPAEGDFLPYASTYINQVPVGADPREALRGIAQEFHAIFENLSEAQAEKAYADGKWTLKEMLQHQIDTERIFAYRAMRFARGDSQDLPGFDQDGYVAQSGANARTVASLLAEYDATRASTQALFDSFTDEQLDRRGTANGGPATVRALLYIVPGHELHHLNIIRERYLPVL; this is translated from the coding sequence ATGTCCACCGGCTTCCGGCTTGTTCGGGAAGTGCTGCCTTCCAGCTTTTTGGGCCGCGATGTGGAGCTGAGCATCCTGCTGCCACCGGCTTACGACGAAGTCGCCGCCCCGTTCCCCGTGCTGTACCTGAACGACGGGCAGGACCTGGAGCGGCTAAATTTCCAGGCCACCCTCGATGAGCTCTATGCCCGCGGGGCGGTGCAGCCTTTCCTGGTGGTGGCCCTGCACGCCAACGAGCAGCGCAAGCACGAATACGGAACGGCCGCCCACCCCGACTACGACGGGCGCGGTGACCTGGCTGGGGTGTATTCGCAGTTTGTACTCGAAGAGGTATTGCCCTTTGCCCAGGCCAACTACCAGGCTTCGCCTAACCCCGCCCACGCCGTGATGGCGGGCTTTTCGCTCGGCGGCTTGTCGGCGTTCGATTTGGTGTGGCACCACCCCGATGCCTTTGCGCGGGCGGGCGTGTTCTCAGGCTCGTTCTGGTGGCGGCAGCGGGCCGTGGGAGCCGGCTACACGCCCTCCGACCGCATCATGCACGGCCTTGTGCGGGCCCGTCGCCCGCACTCTAGCCACCGTTTCTGGTTGCAAAGCGGCACCCTCGACGAGCACAACGACCGCAACCAAAACGGCGTCATCGATTCCATTGAAGACTGCCTCGATTTGATTGAGGAGCTGATTAAAGTTGGGCTGGACGCGCGCCAGGCCCTGCGCTACGTGCAAGTAGAAGGCGGCCACCACCACCCCGACACCTGGGGCCGGGTCATGCCCGACTTCCTGATTTGGGCGTTTGGGCAGGAGGGAAGCACCGCTGCGTTGCCGGCCCCATTGCCCGTGGTGCGCCTGCAGTTCGACCCAGAGTTAGCGCCTTCCATCTTGCCGCCTACGGCCGACGTGGTGGCACCCGCCGTTCCCGAACCGCTGGTGCTGCCCGAAATGCTGTCGCCACCGGTGCACGCGCTGCCCCTCCATACTGACCTTACCGCCATTTCATCCCATTCCGTCATGCCCATTGCCCGTCCTGCCGAAGGAGATTTCCTGCCCTACGCTTCCACCTACATCAATCAGGTGCCCGTCGGTGCTGACCCGCGCGAGGCGCTGCGGGGCATTGCCCAGGAATTCCACGCCATCTTCGAAAACCTGAGCGAAGCCCAAGCCGAAAAAGCCTATGCCGACGGTAAGTGGACGCTCAAGGAAATGCTGCAGCACCAGATTGATACCGAGCGCATTTTTGCCTACCGCGCCATGCGCTTCGCTCGCGGCGACAGCCAGGACCTGCCCGGGTTTGACCAAGACGGCTACGTGGCCCAGAGTGGCGCGAATGCCCGTACCGTGGCCAGCCTGCTAGCCGAGTACGATGCCACCCGCGCTTCCACCCAGGCCCTTTTCGACAGCTTCACCGACGAGCAACTCGACCGTCGGGGCACGGCCAACGGCGGCCCGGCCACCGTGCGGGCCCTGCTATACATCGTGCCCGGCCACGAGCTGCACCACCTCAATATTATCCGCGAGCGGTACCTGCCCGTGCTGTAG